In Candidatus Promineifilum breve, one genomic interval encodes:
- a CDS encoding response regulator, with protein MSAGPRVLVIDDELQIRRFLRISLEAGGYEVHEVANGLDGLGRAAQLRPDLIILDLGLPDISGLEVLRRLREWTTTPTIILSVRDADRDKVAALDAGADDYLTKPFSLEELMARLRVAQRHARPGPQSSTHQMGSIEVDLSRRQVTRDGEPLKLTPTEYALLRLLIQHAGRVLTHKQILREVWGPDYVEETHYLRVYFAQLRQKLEDDPSRPRLILTEPGVGYRLAVAPEGD; from the coding sequence GTGAGCGCCGGGCCGCGCGTATTGGTCATCGACGACGAGTTGCAGATCCGCCGCTTTCTGCGTATCAGCCTGGAAGCGGGCGGCTACGAGGTGCATGAAGTCGCCAACGGGCTGGACGGCCTGGGGCGCGCGGCGCAACTCCGGCCCGATCTGATCATCCTCGACCTGGGGCTGCCCGACATCAGCGGCCTGGAAGTGTTGCGGCGGCTGCGCGAATGGACGACGACGCCGACCATCATCCTGTCGGTGCGCGACGCCGACCGCGACAAGGTGGCGGCGCTGGACGCGGGGGCCGACGACTATCTGACCAAGCCGTTCAGTCTGGAGGAACTAATGGCCCGGCTGCGTGTGGCCCAGCGCCATGCCCGGCCCGGCCCACAATCCAGCACGCATCAAATGGGGTCAATCGAAGTCGATCTGTCCCGCCGCCAGGTGACGCGGGACGGCGAACCGCTGAAGCTGACGCCGACCGAGTACGCCCTGCTGCGGCTGCTCATCCAGCACGCCGGCCGCGTGCTGACCCACAAGCAGATTTTGCGCGAGGTGTGGGGGCCGGATTACGTGGAGGAGACTCACTATCTGCGCGTCTACTTCGCCCAGTTGCGCCAGAAATTGGAGGACGACCCTTCCCGGCCGCGCCTGATCCTGACCGAGCCGGGCGTGGGCTACCGGCTGGCGGTCGCGCCGGAGGGAGATTAG
- a CDS encoding sensor histidine kinase, whose product MEHERPDPDALLASIQKEDERRRRGKLKIFFGMAAGVGKTYAMLEDARRVAADGVDVVVGIVETHGRAETGALLDGLELMPRLRIDYRGATLQEMDVDAILTRRPALVLVDELAHSNAPGVRHLKRYQDVEEVLEAGIDVYTTVNVQHFESRADAVRQITGITVHETVPDTLLELADEIELIDLTPEELRRRLAEGKVYTPERSDMAARNFFRPGNLTALREMALRLTAERVDHQLQDYMDVKRIAGPWKSAERLMVAVGPAPFSERLIRWTRRMAYNLEAPWLAVHVTTSRPLDDAAQQRVNRHFDLARSLGGELITIAGDDVPAALVHLAHQRNVTQIVIGKPLRTRWQELWRGGSNVDRLIRSSGAIDVYVVTGDEADGSHSPSARPALPASERRSGWHSYLLAVGVIGLMTLIDFLIVPIAGYQLVGLTDLLAVLLIAVYIGRGPALLAAALSALSWNYLFIEPRFTFDIFLPQDIALLLLYFAIALFAGNLTARLRAREQQARANAERNLALFTLTHETSVAVDMDAVLKTAVEQVGRVFDAEVAVLLPRPDGAGLESHPRSSLALDEKEMGVAGWVHEHGRVAGRNTDTLPTATARYYPLRVPSGTVGVLGIRRRARERLPFDQESLLATFVGQIALALEREILDDAAKQADLLRESERLSAALLNSISHELRTPLATVSGAADSLLRPGAAIPEENRRQLIRDIRDASGRLDRLVENLLDMSRLESGRLQIKQEWCDVREIIGVAAQRLENCLVARPLSIDVPADLPLVKVDFVLIEQVLVNLLDNACAHTPAGTTIRISAGRSDAMCAIAVANDGPPIPAAELERIFDKFYRLSGTRANGTGLGLSIARGLVEAHGGTLTAENCPGGGVRFAIRLPMVDKPPPVMEAIT is encoded by the coding sequence ATGGAGCACGAACGGCCCGATCCCGACGCGCTGCTGGCGAGCATCCAAAAGGAGGATGAGCGCCGGCGGCGCGGCAAATTGAAGATCTTCTTCGGCATGGCCGCCGGCGTCGGCAAGACCTACGCCATGCTGGAAGATGCCCGGCGCGTGGCCGCCGATGGCGTCGACGTGGTCGTCGGCATCGTGGAAACCCACGGCCGGGCCGAGACCGGGGCGTTGCTCGATGGGCTGGAACTCATGCCCCGCCTGCGGATCGACTATCGCGGCGCGACGCTCCAGGAAATGGACGTTGACGCCATTCTGACCCGCCGCCCGGCGCTGGTGTTGGTCGACGAACTGGCCCACAGCAACGCGCCCGGCGTGCGCCACCTGAAGCGGTATCAGGACGTGGAGGAGGTGCTGGAGGCGGGCATCGACGTGTACACCACGGTCAACGTCCAGCATTTCGAGAGCCGCGCCGACGCCGTGCGGCAGATCACCGGCATCACCGTCCACGAGACCGTGCCCGATACGCTGCTGGAGCTGGCCGACGAGATTGAGCTGATCGACCTGACGCCGGAGGAGTTGCGCCGGCGGCTGGCCGAGGGCAAGGTCTATACGCCGGAACGCAGCGACATGGCGGCGCGCAACTTCTTCCGCCCCGGCAACCTGACCGCCCTGCGCGAGATGGCCCTGCGGCTGACGGCCGAGCGCGTCGATCATCAGCTTCAGGATTACATGGACGTCAAGCGCATTGCCGGGCCGTGGAAGTCGGCCGAGCGCCTGATGGTCGCCGTCGGCCCCGCGCCCTTCTCCGAGCGGCTTATCCGCTGGACGCGGCGCATGGCCTACAACCTGGAAGCGCCCTGGCTGGCCGTCCACGTGACGACGTCGCGCCCGCTGGACGATGCGGCACAACAGCGGGTCAACCGCCATTTCGATCTGGCGCGCTCGCTGGGCGGCGAACTGATCACCATCGCCGGCGACGACGTGCCGGCGGCGTTGGTGCATCTGGCCCACCAGCGCAACGTCACCCAAATTGTCATCGGCAAGCCGCTACGCACGCGGTGGCAGGAATTGTGGCGCGGCGGCTCCAACGTCGACCGGCTCATCCGCAGCAGCGGCGCGATCGACGTCTACGTGGTGACGGGCGACGAGGCCGATGGGAGTCATTCACCGAGCGCCCGCCCCGCCTTGCCGGCCAGCGAACGCCGCAGCGGTTGGCACAGCTATTTGCTGGCCGTGGGGGTCATCGGGCTGATGACGCTGATCGACTTCCTGATCGTGCCCATCGCCGGCTACCAACTGGTCGGCCTGACCGATCTGTTGGCCGTGTTGCTCATCGCCGTCTACATCGGCCGTGGCCCGGCCCTGCTGGCCGCCGCCCTCAGCGCGCTCAGTTGGAATTATCTGTTCATCGAACCGCGCTTCACGTTCGACATCTTCCTGCCGCAGGACATCGCCCTGCTGTTGCTCTATTTCGCCATCGCTCTCTTCGCCGGCAACCTGACCGCCCGCCTGCGCGCCCGCGAGCAACAGGCGCGGGCCAACGCCGAGCGCAATCTGGCCCTGTTCACCCTGACCCATGAGACCTCGGTAGCCGTGGACATGGATGCCGTGCTGAAAACCGCCGTCGAGCAGGTCGGCCGCGTCTTCGACGCGGAAGTGGCGGTGCTGCTGCCGCGGCCTGATGGCGCGGGGCTGGAATCCCATCCCCGTAGCTCGCTGGCGCTGGACGAAAAAGAGATGGGCGTGGCCGGGTGGGTGCACGAACATGGCCGCGTGGCCGGCCGCAATACCGATACGCTGCCGACGGCCACGGCTCGCTACTATCCGCTGCGCGTCCCCAGCGGCACGGTGGGCGTCCTCGGCATCCGCCGGCGCGCCAGGGAACGGCTGCCGTTCGACCAGGAATCATTGCTGGCAACGTTCGTGGGCCAGATCGCCCTGGCCCTGGAGCGCGAGATACTGGACGACGCGGCCAAACAGGCGGATTTGCTGCGCGAATCGGAGCGGTTGTCGGCCGCCCTGCTCAATTCGATCTCCCACGAACTGCGCACACCGCTGGCGACCGTCAGCGGCGCGGCCGACAGCCTGTTGCGCCCCGGCGCGGCCATCCCCGAAGAGAATCGCCGCCAGTTGATCCGGGATATACGCGACGCCTCCGGCCGGCTGGATCGTCTGGTCGAGAACCTGCTGGATATGTCGCGCCTGGAGAGCGGGCGGCTACAGATCAAGCAGGAGTGGTGCGACGTGCGCGAGATCATCGGCGTGGCCGCCCAACGGCTGGAGAACTGCCTCGTCGCCCGGCCCTTGTCGATTGACGTGCCGGCCGACCTGCCGCTGGTTAAGGTTGACTTCGTGCTGATCGAGCAGGTGCTGGTTAATCTGCTCGACAACGCCTGCGCCCATACGCCGGCGGGAACCACGATCCGTATCAGCGCCGGCCGGAGCGATGCGATGTGCGCGATCGCGGTCGCCAACGATGGCCCGCCGATCCCCGCGGCCGAACTGGAGCGCATCTTCGACAAGTTTTACCGCCTGTCCGGCACGCGGGCCAACGGCACGGGCCTGGGGCTGTCCATCGCCCGCGGCCTGGTGGAGGCCCACGGTGGCACGCTGACGGCCGAGAATTGTCCGGGCGGCGGCGTGCGCTTTGCCATCCGGCTGCCGATGGTCGATAAGCCGCCGCCGGTGATGGAGGCGATCACGTGA
- the kdpC gene encoding potassium-transporting ATPase subunit KdpC: MAMKQARPALMMLVVLTLLTGIIYPLVVTGLAQLLFPAQANGSLLGDAARPVGSALLGQANDDPRYFQPRPSATGYGTLPSSGSNMAPTSAALAELVTQRAAGFRAAHALDAAAPVPVEMLFASGSGLDPHISPAAARLQVARVAAARGLDEAQVAALVEEHVAGPQLGLLGEPRVNVLLLNLALDQLQ; the protein is encoded by the coding sequence ATGGCTATGAAACAGGCTAGACCCGCTCTGATGATGCTGGTTGTCCTGACCCTGCTCACCGGCATCATCTACCCACTGGTCGTCACCGGCCTTGCCCAACTGCTCTTTCCGGCGCAGGCCAACGGCAGCCTGCTGGGCGACGCGGCTCGGCCGGTCGGTTCGGCGCTACTGGGCCAGGCCAACGATGACCCGCGCTACTTCCAACCGCGGCCGTCAGCCACAGGCTACGGCACGCTGCCCTCCAGCGGCAGCAATATGGCCCCGACCAGCGCCGCCCTGGCCGAACTAGTGACGCAGCGCGCCGCCGGCTTCCGGGCCGCCCACGCCCTGGACGCCGCCGCGCCCGTGCCGGTCGAAATGCTCTTCGCCTCCGGCAGCGGCCTCGATCCGCACATCAGCCCCGCTGCCGCGCGGCTGCAAGTGGCCCGCGTGGCCGCCGCGCGCGGCCTGGACGAGGCGCAGGTCGCGGCGCTGGTGGAGGAGCACGTGGCGGGGCCGCAACTGGGCCTGCTGGGCGAGCCGCGCGTCAATGTTCTACTTCTCAATTTGGCGCTCGATCAATTACAATGA
- the kdpB gene encoding potassium-transporting ATPase subunit KdpB — MDHQVKARPLFDPPLVRRAVVDSFRKLDPRQQAKNPVIFVVAVGAVLTTAILIADLVRGAAGQGFNLQIALWLWFTVLFANFAEAIAEGRGKAQADSLRKARRELVARRLVGGNGRQKEESVPASELRVGDRVVCEAGDLIPGDGEVIEGIASVDESAITGESAPVIRESGGDRSAVTGGTRVLSDRIVIRITSEQGHTFLDRMIALVEGAKRQKTPNEIALTILLSGLTIIFLLAVISLRPFAAYAEAESGLSQVTTPVPVLIALLVCLIPTTIGGLLSAIGISGMDRLIQRNVLATSGRAVEAAGDVDVLLLDKTGTITLGNRMATAFYPATGIAEARLGDAAQLSSLADETPEGRSIVVLAKEKYGLRGRELAATHAEFVPFTAQTRMSGVDFAALNGHPAITIRKGAADAVQRHIEALGGHYPADVATRVNEIAKNGATPLVVAEDAQVLGVIELKDIVKGGMAERFAQLRKMGIRTVMITGDNPLTAAAIAAEAGVDDFMAQATPEDKLRRIRAEQAAGHLVAMTGDGTNDAPALAQANVGVAMNTGTQAAREAGNMVDLDSDPTKLIEVVEIGKQLLMTRGALTTFSIANDVAKYFAIIPAMFGMLYAAGASEGPLGALNVMRLGSPQSAILSAIIFNALIIVALIPLALRGIPYRPVGAAAALRRNLLIYGLGGLIIPFAGIKLIDVIINALGLA; from the coding sequence ATGGATCATCAAGTTAAAGCACGCCCGTTGTTCGATCCGCCGCTGGTACGGCGCGCGGTTGTCGATTCCTTTCGCAAGCTGGATCCGCGCCAGCAGGCCAAGAACCCGGTCATCTTCGTCGTCGCCGTCGGCGCGGTGCTGACCACCGCCATCCTGATCGCCGACTTGGTGCGCGGCGCGGCCGGGCAGGGGTTCAATCTGCAAATCGCCCTGTGGCTGTGGTTCACGGTGCTGTTCGCCAACTTTGCCGAGGCGATTGCCGAGGGGCGCGGCAAGGCCCAGGCCGACAGCCTGCGCAAGGCGCGCCGCGAACTGGTGGCCCGGCGGCTGGTCGGCGGCAACGGTCGCCAAAAAGAAGAGTCCGTCCCGGCCTCCGAGTTGCGGGTGGGCGATCGCGTCGTCTGCGAGGCGGGCGACCTGATCCCCGGCGACGGCGAAGTCATCGAGGGCATCGCCAGCGTCGATGAGTCGGCCATCACCGGCGAGTCGGCCCCGGTCATCCGCGAGAGCGGCGGCGACCGCAGCGCCGTCACCGGCGGCACGCGCGTCCTCAGCGACCGCATCGTCATTCGCATCACCTCGGAGCAGGGCCATACCTTCCTGGATCGGATGATCGCCCTGGTGGAAGGGGCCAAGCGGCAGAAGACGCCCAACGAGATCGCCCTGACGATCCTGCTGTCGGGCCTGACGATCATCTTCCTGCTGGCCGTCATCTCGCTGCGGCCGTTCGCGGCCTATGCCGAGGCCGAGTCCGGCCTGAGCCAGGTGACGACGCCCGTGCCGGTGCTGATCGCCCTGCTGGTGTGCCTGATCCCCACGACCATCGGCGGCCTGCTGAGCGCCATCGGCATCAGTGGCATGGATCGGCTCATCCAGCGCAACGTGCTGGCGACCAGCGGCCGGGCGGTGGAGGCCGCCGGCGACGTGGACGTGCTGCTGCTGGACAAGACGGGCACGATCACCCTGGGCAACCGCATGGCGACGGCCTTTTATCCGGCTACGGGCATCGCCGAGGCCCGGCTGGGCGACGCCGCCCAACTCTCCTCGCTGGCCGACGAGACGCCGGAGGGGCGCTCCATCGTGGTGCTGGCCAAGGAGAAGTATGGCCTGCGCGGTCGCGAATTGGCGGCCACCCATGCCGAGTTCGTGCCCTTCACGGCCCAGACGCGCATGAGCGGCGTCGACTTTGCGGCGCTGAACGGCCATCCGGCCATCACCATTCGCAAAGGGGCGGCCGACGCCGTGCAGCGCCACATCGAGGCCCTCGGCGGCCACTACCCGGCCGACGTTGCCACGCGGGTCAACGAGATCGCCAAAAACGGGGCCACGCCGCTGGTCGTGGCCGAAGACGCGCAGGTGCTGGGCGTGATCGAATTGAAGGACATCGTCAAGGGCGGCATGGCCGAGCGTTTCGCCCAACTGCGCAAGATGGGCATCCGCACGGTGATGATCACCGGCGATAACCCACTGACGGCCGCGGCCATCGCCGCCGAGGCCGGCGTCGATGATTTCATGGCCCAGGCCACGCCGGAGGACAAGCTGCGCCGCATTCGCGCCGAGCAGGCCGCCGGCCATCTGGTCGCCATGACCGGCGACGGCACCAACGACGCCCCGGCCCTGGCCCAGGCCAACGTCGGCGTGGCGATGAATACCGGCACGCAGGCGGCGCGCGAGGCGGGCAACATGGTCGATCTGGACAGCGACCCGACCAAGCTCATCGAGGTAGTCGAGATCGGCAAGCAGTTGCTGATGACCCGCGGCGCGCTGACGACGTTTAGCATCGCCAACGACGTCGCCAAATACTTCGCCATCATCCCGGCCATGTTCGGTATGCTCTATGCCGCCGGGGCGAGCGAGGGGCCGCTCGGCGCGCTGAACGTCATGCGCCTGGGGTCGCCGCAGAGCGCTATCCTGAGCGCCATCATCTTCAACGCGCTGATCATCGTCGCCCTGATCCCGCTGGCCCTGCGCGGTATCCCTTACCGGCCGGTGGGCGCGGCGGCGGCGCTGCGGCGCAACCTGCTCATCTATGGCCTGGGGGGGTTGATCATCCCCTTCGCCGGCATCAAGCTTATCGACGTGATCATCAACGCCCTGGGATTGGCATAA
- the kdpA gene encoding potassium-transporting ATPase subunit KdpA encodes MSTLEIVQVLLYIGLLIAVTPLLGGYMKRVFEGERTLLSPVLRPVEGLLYRLSGVRPEEEQPWKQYTVALILFNVLGFLALFLLQLLQGMLPLNPENLAGVEPWLAFNTATSFMTNTNWQAYAGETTMSQLTQMLGLGAQNFLSAATGIAVVLALTRGLARKSAATLGNFWADLVRATLYVLLPLSLIFAIVLVSQGVVQNFDANVTATTLNGETQVLPQGPAASQIAIKQIGSNGGGFFNTNSAHPYENPTPLTNFLEMFALLAVAAALTNTYDRLIGSQQQGWVIFAAMLFLMVALLGVMLWSEYATNPVLGVAGAMEGKETRFGVANSILWASATTSASNGAVNAMHSSLSPLAGGVAMLNMLLGEVIFGGVGAGLYGMLVFVILTVFIAGLMVGRTPEYLGKKIEAREIQMATVAVLLPAASILLFTALASVVEAGLSSRLSAGPHGFSEILYAYTSATANNGSAFAGLNANTAFYNITLGLALWVGRFGVIIPVMAIAGSMVGKSVAPPSPGTFPTDQPLFAGMLVAVVLIVGALTFFPALSLGPIIEQLLMSAGVGL; translated from the coding sequence ATGTCCACGCTTGAGATTGTCCAGGTCTTGCTCTATATCGGGCTGCTCATCGCCGTGACGCCGCTGCTGGGCGGCTACATGAAGCGCGTCTTCGAGGGTGAGCGGACGCTGCTCTCGCCGGTCTTGCGGCCGGTCGAGGGCCTACTCTATCGCCTCAGCGGGGTGCGGCCGGAAGAAGAGCAACCGTGGAAGCAGTACACGGTGGCCCTGATCCTGTTCAACGTGCTGGGCTTTCTGGCGCTGTTCCTGCTGCAATTGCTGCAAGGCATGTTGCCGCTGAACCCGGAGAACCTGGCCGGCGTCGAGCCGTGGCTGGCCTTCAACACGGCCACCAGCTTTATGACCAATACCAACTGGCAAGCCTACGCCGGCGAGACGACGATGAGCCAACTGACGCAGATGCTCGGCCTGGGCGCGCAGAACTTCCTCAGCGCGGCCACGGGCATCGCCGTCGTGCTGGCCCTGACGCGCGGCCTGGCCCGCAAGTCGGCGGCCACGCTGGGCAACTTCTGGGCCGACCTGGTGCGGGCCACGCTCTACGTGTTGCTGCCCCTGTCGCTCATCTTCGCCATCGTCCTGGTCAGCCAGGGCGTAGTGCAAAATTTCGATGCCAACGTGACGGCCACCACCCTGAACGGCGAAACGCAGGTGTTGCCCCAAGGCCCGGCCGCGTCGCAGATCGCCATCAAGCAAATCGGCTCCAACGGCGGCGGCTTCTTCAACACCAACAGCGCCCACCCCTACGAGAACCCGACGCCGCTGACGAATTTCCTGGAGATGTTCGCCCTGCTGGCCGTGGCCGCGGCGCTGACCAACACCTACGACCGCCTGATCGGCTCGCAACAACAAGGTTGGGTCATCTTCGCCGCCATGCTGTTCCTGATGGTGGCCCTGTTGGGCGTGATGCTCTGGTCAGAGTACGCCACCAATCCGGTGCTCGGCGTGGCCGGGGCGATGGAAGGCAAGGAAACGCGCTTCGGCGTCGCCAACAGCATCCTGTGGGCGTCGGCCACGACCTCGGCCTCCAACGGCGCGGTCAACGCCATGCACAGCAGCCTCAGCCCGCTGGCCGGTGGTGTGGCGATGCTCAACATGCTGCTGGGCGAGGTCATCTTCGGCGGCGTGGGCGCGGGCCTCTATGGGATGCTGGTCTTCGTCATCCTGACCGTCTTCATCGCCGGGCTGATGGTCGGCCGCACGCCGGAATATCTGGGCAAGAAGATCGAGGCGCGCGAGATACAGATGGCGACGGTGGCCGTGCTGCTGCCGGCCGCTTCGATTTTGCTCTTCACCGCGCTGGCTTCGGTCGTGGAGGCCGGGCTGTCCAGCCGCCTGAGCGCCGGACCGCACGGTTTCAGCGAGATTCTCTATGCCTACACCTCGGCCACGGCCAACAACGGCAGCGCCTTCGCCGGGCTGAACGCCAACACGGCCTTCTATAACATCACCCTCGGCCTGGCGCTGTGGGTCGGGCGGTTCGGCGTCATCATTCCGGTCATGGCCATTGCCGGCAGTATGGTCGGCAAGAGCGTAGCGCCCCCGTCGCCGGGCACGTTCCCCACCGACCAGCCGCTCTTTGCCGGCATGTTGGTGGCCGTGGTGCTCATCGTCGGCGCGCTGACCTTCTTCCCGGCCCTGTCGCTGGGGCCGATTATCGAACAGTTGCTCATGTCGGCCGGCGTGGGGTTATAG
- the kdpF gene encoding K(+)-transporting ATPase subunit F produces MDVGMLLAGLIALALLVYLVYSLLYPEKF; encoded by the coding sequence ATGGATGTCGGTATGTTGCTCGCGGGCCTGATCGCGCTGGCCCTGCTCGTCTATCTGGTTTACTCGCTGCTCTATCCGGAGAAGTTTTGA
- a CDS encoding TAXI family TRAP transporter solute-binding subunit produces MLRGALILLAVAVVLAVAVTLLQRDQPPSTFTIVAGPAGSASYLAAENYQRIAQQNGFDLVIVTTEDVAERLDLLLANEAQVAFIPSGAAAGLETDALQTLASVYYEPLWIIYRRALAADGPMDDLRQLQGMRIALGPDSISTERLARLLLGRNDISEENTTFIDLSRAEAVHGLRDGSLDVAFFAGAATEAHLLPLLRDPALAVMSVRRADAYARHYPFLTTVTLPEGVIDLEENLPAEDKQLLSAVANIVIRADLHPDLIRLMTIALVETHEPGGLFEKPFEFPRVGNADLPTSREYLAYLEQIRNGESQLDNILPFRLAALIDRIYLFVIPILLILVPVLMRSPAVYSAFMRRRLYTWYQLLRDIEKQTAHMNLEQLTVTEQAIDEMERLLVEEFSISRGYLAGYYDLRMHIALVRGKLLKRRESLSSDAADPTDPIAPPSESRTPPFLSPSDS; encoded by the coding sequence TTGTTACGGGGCGCGCTCATTCTCCTGGCTGTTGCCGTCGTGCTGGCCGTGGCCGTGACTCTCTTGCAACGCGACCAACCCCCATCGACGTTTACCATTGTCGCCGGGCCGGCAGGTAGCGCTTCTTACCTCGCGGCCGAGAACTATCAACGCATCGCCCAACAGAACGGGTTTGATCTGGTAATCGTGACGACGGAGGACGTGGCCGAACGGCTCGATCTACTGCTGGCGAACGAGGCCCAGGTGGCCTTTATCCCCAGCGGGGCGGCGGCGGGATTGGAGACGGACGCGCTGCAAACCCTGGCTTCGGTCTACTACGAACCGTTGTGGATCATCTACCGGCGGGCGTTGGCCGCCGACGGGCCGATGGATGACCTGCGGCAGTTACAAGGCATGCGCATTGCCCTGGGGCCGGACAGCATCAGCACCGAGCGATTGGCCCGGCTGTTGCTGGGCCGGAACGACATTTCGGAAGAGAACACGACCTTTATTGACCTGAGCCGGGCCGAGGCCGTGCACGGGCTGCGCGACGGCTCGCTCGACGTGGCCTTTTTCGCCGGCGCGGCGACGGAGGCCCATCTCCTGCCGCTGCTGCGCGATCCGGCGTTGGCCGTGATGAGCGTCCGCCGCGCGGATGCCTATGCCCGGCACTATCCCTTCCTGACGACCGTTACCCTGCCGGAAGGGGTGATCGACCTCGAAGAGAACCTGCCCGCGGAAGACAAGCAGTTGTTGAGCGCCGTCGCCAACATCGTCATCCGCGCCGATCTGCACCCCGACCTGATCCGGTTGATGACCATCGCCCTGGTGGAGACCCACGAGCCGGGCGGGCTATTCGAAAAGCCCTTTGAGTTTCCCCGCGTGGGCAACGCCGATCTGCCGACCAGTCGCGAGTATCTGGCCTATCTGGAGCAGATACGCAACGGCGAGAGCCAGCTCGATAACATCTTGCCCTTTCGCCTGGCCGCGCTCATCGACCGCATTTACCTCTTTGTTATTCCCATCCTGCTGATCCTCGTCCCCGTTCTAATGCGCAGCCCGGCGGTGTATTCCGCGTTTATGCGGCGACGGCTTTATACCTGGTACCAGTTATTGCGCGACATCGAAAAACAAACCGCTCACATGAATCTGGAGCAGCTAACGGTTACCGAACAGGCCATCGACGAAATGGAACGCCTTCTCGTTGAGGAGTTTAGCATTTCGCGTGGCTATCTGGCCGGGTACTATGATCTGCGCATGCACATTGCCCTCGTGCGTGGCAAGCTCCTGAAGCGGCGGGAAAGCCTGAGTAGCGACGCCGCCGACCCTACGGATCCCATCGCCCCGCCATCGGAATCGCGAACGCCGCCCTTCCTTAGCCCCTCTGATTCTTGA
- a CDS encoding YqhA family protein, protein MARFLSGTRFLILIPIVGLALAAAFFFVFGGLGLLVALYEVLVASLTSGADAHAASLPVEVEIVEYVHRFLIGTVLYITAVGLYQLFIHPIEFPSWLRIDSTEELETNLIGVTVVVMAVNFMGVVFTQATDDLLRYGVGIALPIAALSLYIGLRTWSTNLSKKTALETERQPEGKEAPPS, encoded by the coding sequence ATGGCCCGTTTTCTTTCTGGAACCCGTTTTCTGATTCTGATACCCATTGTGGGCCTGGCGCTGGCGGCCGCGTTCTTCTTCGTGTTCGGCGGCCTGGGGCTGCTGGTCGCGCTGTACGAAGTACTCGTCGCCAGCCTGACCAGCGGCGCCGATGCGCACGCGGCCTCTCTGCCGGTGGAGGTCGAAATCGTGGAGTACGTCCACCGCTTTCTGATCGGCACCGTCCTGTACATCACCGCCGTGGGCCTCTATCAGCTCTTCATTCACCCGATCGAGTTTCCCAGTTGGCTGCGCATTGACAGCACCGAGGAGCTGGAGACGAACCTGATCGGCGTGACGGTGGTTGTTATGGCCGTCAACTTCATGGGGGTCGTGTTCACCCAGGCCACCGACGATCTCCTGCGCTATGGGGTGGGCATCGCCCTGCCCATCGCCGCGCTGTCGCTCTACATCGGTCTGCGCACCTGGTCGACCAATTTGAGCAAGAAGACGGCGCTGGAGACCGAGAGGCAGCCGGAGGGCAAAGAGGCACCTCCCTCGTGA